Proteins from a genomic interval of Planctomycetota bacterium:
- a CDS encoding NAD(P)-binding domain-containing protein codes for MPPTVAILGCGNMGGAIATSLATSRAWHVVTFDPDPAKAAAIDGAEQAVEASSAVDSADAV; via the coding sequence ATGCCTCCCACCGTCGCCATCCTCGGCTGCGGCAACATGGGCGGTGCGATCGCCACCAGCCTCGCCACTTCAAGGGCGTGGCACGTTGTGACGTTCGACCCCGATCCAGCCAAAGCCGCCGCGATAGATGGGGCCGAACAGGCCGTTGAAGCGTCCTCGGCGGTCGATTCAGCGGATGCGGTC
- a CDS encoding P-II family nitrogen regulator, with translation MHMIEAIIKPEKLSDVKAALKNVGVTGLTVMDVRGYGRQLGETESYRGAKVEASFLPKVLIKAVVPASSSDSVVAAITEAARSGSVGDGKIFVFPVASATRIRTGEKDADAL, from the coding sequence ATGCACATGATCGAGGCCATCATCAAGCCCGAAAAGCTCTCCGACGTCAAAGCGGCCCTCAAGAATGTCGGTGTCACCGGCCTGACAGTCATGGACGTCCGCGGCTACGGCCGACAGCTCGGCGAGACCGAGTCCTACCGCGGAGCCAAGGTCGAAGCCAGCTTCCTGCCCAAGGTGCTGATCAAGGCCGTCGTGCCAGCATCGAGCAGCGATTCCGTCGTGGCCGCCATCACCGAAGCCGCCCGCTCCGGCAGCGTTGGCGACGGCAAGATCTTCGTCTTCCCCGTTGCCAGCGCCACCCGCATCCGCACCGGCGAAAAGGACGCTGACGCCCTCTAG